In the genome of Bryobacteraceae bacterium, one region contains:
- a CDS encoding carboxypeptidase regulatory-like domain-containing protein translates to MKLSQLLAAAALAASAAWGQLTTGSISGTVLDPNGAAVPGATVVAHNENTGLRTEASTTVAGLYLFASLPAGQYSVTVEKPGFKKLSRSGIEIRVAQRIGLDLQLEVGDVQQTVDVTAEAPLLEPTTSERGSAVSPKMMDTLPLFSGGIRNPEAFVTYQPGVNVGGEVSITGSGGRGKEVMIDGGSLTIPESGGTVFNFPAAEMFGEFKLLTASYSAEYGRFGGGVELFITKSGTNDVHGRAFWNMRRDVWNANQWANNRTGRARAKERFNEGGIGVGGPVYIPKLYDGRNKTFWFFTISRDYRPATASQTLLTVPTAAMRSGNFAGAAEIYDPATTNGTSRTPFPGNIIPASRISRVSNAILPSLPSATRGVPQQNFDFVNVSQRTDTIWSMKFDHNITANNRIAYFHSLQNQTDAAVGSFTGPLGTGLGESFQRPQYVRVNHDLVISPTTLLHSTVSFSRTRQGWANPDQQGFASKVGLNVATDATPRFRFSTRDALSPWGVQDGKNSGGGNQNGQNNTTYHVNSHLSWLRGRHEFKMGGDFRRLRTFAFDAAGTNGLFNFENFQTADLTRLNNTGHSFASFLLGAPDRFETNTLPVPEVQIRYGYHAGYFQDNWKVNSKLTVQLGFRYEVPIGWHMSNYNMSTFDPRIPNPGAGGLAGAIAFMGPGAGRTGTKRPYDTDFTNIGPRLGFAYALGPKTVLRGGWGIYYQTLGNGGCGCTLGFGGRPGVQQSDGRNPAFLWDGGLPSPSGGTPPFIDPTIGNFLDVDYIGPDFGKAPRVYNWSFNIQHEMKNILFDIAYVGNRGRGLNSTLDANQVAPDKIALGSLLLQPINSPAVVAAGFKAPFDGFGNRSLAQSLRPYPQYLFIQDRNSGDGQTWYDSLQARVERRFGSLQTQVSYTWSKSLSTLHYRQIFSQNFNVGAQDNYNLGPEKSYLPFDQPHVLNWLFTWDLPFGKGQKFLGDANRAVNLLVGGWNIATAFRYNVPAPIRLQSTNTLANALFTRARKVNQVNSSVRGSASRGDLNPDNAAARWFNPGTFANPGQYEFGTAAWYHTDLRNPRQLSENFAIQKNFAVLPISDRQELKIRYRADFFNVFNRVNFNVDTNFQSANFGRATAPNLGARIITMGLMLDF, encoded by the coding sequence ATGAAGCTTAGCCAGCTATTGGCTGCGGCTGCACTTGCGGCCAGCGCAGCATGGGGTCAGTTGACCACCGGATCGATTTCCGGGACGGTCCTCGACCCGAACGGAGCAGCGGTTCCGGGCGCAACCGTTGTCGCGCACAACGAAAATACCGGCCTGCGGACTGAAGCGAGCACGACTGTCGCGGGGCTCTACTTGTTCGCGAGCCTGCCGGCCGGGCAGTACTCGGTCACGGTGGAGAAGCCGGGATTCAAGAAGCTTTCGCGGAGCGGCATCGAGATTCGCGTTGCGCAGCGCATTGGCCTTGATCTCCAACTCGAGGTTGGAGACGTGCAGCAGACGGTGGATGTGACGGCGGAGGCGCCGCTGCTCGAACCGACGACGAGCGAGCGCGGGTCGGCGGTGTCGCCGAAGATGATGGACACGCTGCCGTTGTTTTCGGGCGGCATCCGGAACCCGGAGGCGTTCGTCACCTACCAGCCCGGAGTGAACGTGGGCGGCGAGGTGAGCATCACCGGATCGGGCGGACGCGGCAAAGAGGTGATGATCGACGGCGGATCGCTGACGATTCCGGAGTCGGGCGGAACCGTGTTCAACTTCCCGGCGGCGGAGATGTTCGGCGAGTTCAAGCTGCTGACGGCGAGCTACTCGGCCGAGTACGGGCGGTTCGGCGGCGGGGTGGAGCTCTTCATCACGAAGTCCGGCACCAACGACGTCCACGGGCGCGCGTTCTGGAACATGCGCCGCGACGTGTGGAACGCGAATCAGTGGGCGAACAACCGGACGGGCCGGGCGCGCGCGAAGGAGCGGTTCAACGAGGGCGGAATCGGCGTGGGCGGACCGGTGTACATTCCGAAGCTGTACGATGGCCGGAACAAGACGTTCTGGTTCTTCACGATTTCACGCGACTACCGTCCGGCGACTGCGTCGCAGACGCTGCTGACGGTGCCGACGGCGGCGATGCGAAGCGGCAACTTCGCCGGCGCGGCGGAGATCTACGATCCGGCGACGACGAACGGCACAAGCCGGACGCCGTTCCCGGGCAACATCATTCCGGCGAGCCGGATCAGCCGCGTTTCGAACGCGATCCTGCCGAGCCTGCCTTCCGCGACGCGCGGGGTGCCGCAGCAGAACTTCGACTTCGTGAACGTGAGCCAGCGCACCGATACGATCTGGAGCATGAAGTTCGACCACAACATCACGGCGAACAACCGTATCGCCTACTTCCATAGCCTGCAGAATCAGACGGACGCGGCGGTGGGGAGCTTCACCGGTCCGCTGGGCACGGGGCTGGGCGAGAGCTTCCAGCGTCCGCAGTACGTCCGGGTGAACCATGACCTGGTGATCAGCCCGACGACGCTGCTGCACTCGACGGTGAGCTTCTCACGCACCCGGCAGGGCTGGGCGAATCCGGACCAGCAGGGGTTCGCGTCGAAGGTGGGGCTGAATGTCGCCACCGACGCGACGCCGCGGTTCCGCTTCTCCACGCGCGACGCGCTGAGCCCGTGGGGCGTGCAGGACGGCAAAAACTCCGGCGGCGGGAACCAGAACGGACAGAACAACACCACGTACCACGTGAACTCGCACCTGAGCTGGCTGCGCGGGCGGCATGAGTTCAAGATGGGCGGCGACTTCCGGCGGCTGCGGACGTTCGCGTTCGACGCGGCGGGCACCAACGGCCTGTTCAACTTCGAGAACTTCCAGACGGCGGACCTGACCCGGCTGAACAACACGGGGCACAGCTTCGCGAGCTTCCTGCTGGGCGCGCCGGACCGCTTCGAGACCAACACGCTGCCGGTGCCGGAGGTGCAGATCCGCTACGGGTACCACGCCGGTTACTTCCAGGACAACTGGAAGGTGAACAGCAAGCTGACCGTGCAGTTGGGCTTCCGGTACGAGGTGCCGATCGGCTGGCACATGTCGAACTACAACATGTCGACGTTCGACCCGCGGATTCCGAATCCGGGGGCGGGCGGACTGGCGGGCGCGATCGCGTTCATGGGCCCGGGCGCGGGCCGGACGGGCACGAAGCGGCCGTACGACACGGACTTCACGAACATCGGACCGCGGCTCGGGTTCGCGTACGCACTCGGCCCGAAGACGGTGCTGCGCGGCGGCTGGGGCATCTACTACCAGACGCTCGGCAACGGCGGCTGCGGCTGCACGCTCGGGTTCGGCGGGCGGCCTGGCGTTCAACAATCGGACGGACGCAACCCGGCGTTCCTGTGGGACGGCGGACTTCCGAGCCCCTCGGGCGGAACGCCTCCGTTCATCGATCCGACGATCGGCAACTTCCTGGACGTGGACTACATCGGGCCGGACTTCGGCAAAGCGCCGCGCGTCTACAACTGGAGCTTCAATATCCAGCACGAGATGAAGAACATCCTGTTCGACATCGCGTACGTGGGCAACCGCGGGCGCGGGCTGAACTCGACGCTCGACGCCAACCAGGTTGCGCCGGACAAGATCGCGCTGGGCAGCCTGCTGCTGCAACCGATCAACAGCCCGGCGGTGGTGGCGGCCGGCTTCAAAGCGCCGTTCGACGGCTTCGGCAACCGGAGCCTGGCGCAATCGCTGCGGCCATATCCGCAGTACCTGTTCATCCAGGACCGCAACTCGGGCGACGGCCAGACCTGGTACGACTCGCTGCAGGCGCGCGTGGAGCGGCGGTTCGGGTCGCTGCAGACGCAGGTTTCCTACACGTGGAGCAAGTCGCTGAGCACGCTGCACTACCGGCAGATCTTCAGCCAGAACTTCAACGTGGGCGCGCAGGATAACTACAACCTGGGGCCGGAGAAGAGCTACCTGCCGTTCGACCAGCCGCACGTGTTGAACTGGCTGTTCACGTGGGACCTGCCGTTCGGCAAGGGCCAGAAGTTCCTGGGCGACGCCAATCGCGCGGTGAACCTGCTGGTGGGCGGCTGGAACATCGCGACCGCGTTCCGGTACAACGTGCCGGCGCCGATCCGGCTGCAATCGACGAATACTCTTGCGAACGCGCTGTTCACGCGGGCTCGTAAGGTGAACCAGGTGAATTCGAGCGTGCGCGGCAGCGCTTCGCGCGGGGACCTGAACCCGGACAACGCCGCGGCGCGGTGGTTCAATCCGGGGACGTTCGCGAATCCGGGACAGTATGAGTTCGGCACGGCGGCGTGGTACCACACCGACCTGCGGAACCCGCGGCAGTTGAGCGAGAACTTCGCGATCCAGAAGAACTTCGCGGTGCTGCCGATTTCCGATCGGCAGGAGTTGAAGATCCGCTACCGGGCGGACTTCTTCAACGTGTTCAACCGGGTGAACTTCAACGTGGATACGAACTTCCAGAGCGCGAACTTCGGGCGGGCGACGGCGCCGAACCTGGGGGCTCGGATTATCACGATGGGGTTGATGCTCGACTTCTAG
- a CDS encoding PEP-CTERM sorting domain-containing protein, which translates to MKKTVTRVAQVVAIATSFALSGGNAHAALLDAFQNGGFEGYIGNKNSFNSATPPGWTTTAGTPDVFNANTTMNGFVWTASSTGGDFLHGIGWDGRPGSPYVESALQVALTGLVIGQQYEISFEQSISNSAFSEAGGYWEIIFGTESHNSAPMDLPTAGVAAPWTWQTLLFTASSDVQTLEVVAHSTFGDRADLGIDSFFLGDPGTNPNNPTNPGSAVPEPASLALMGLGLLGLFGTRRASLFRR; encoded by the coding sequence ATGAAAAAGACAGTTACTCGTGTTGCCCAGGTCGTCGCGATTGCCACGTCCTTCGCTCTCTCAGGAGGGAACGCGCATGCCGCATTGCTCGACGCGTTTCAGAACGGCGGTTTTGAGGGGTACATCGGCAACAAGAACAGTTTCAATAGCGCTACCCCGCCTGGCTGGACGACAACAGCCGGCACTCCCGATGTGTTCAACGCGAACACCACAATGAACGGTTTCGTCTGGACGGCAAGCAGCACGGGTGGCGATTTCCTACATGGCATCGGTTGGGATGGCCGACCTGGCTCTCCCTACGTCGAGAGCGCCTTGCAGGTGGCTCTTACGGGACTAGTGATCGGTCAGCAATATGAGATCTCGTTCGAGCAAAGCATCAGCAACAGCGCGTTTTCTGAAGCCGGAGGCTACTGGGAGATCATCTTTGGCACGGAGTCACACAATTCCGCACCTATGGATCTGCCAACAGCCGGCGTGGCGGCACCTTGGACATGGCAGACCCTGCTCTTTACGGCAAGTAGCGATGTGCAGACGCTCGAAGTGGTTGCGCACAGTACGTTCGGGGATCGGGCGGACCTGGGCATCGACAGCTTCTTCCTGGGCGATCCCGGAACCAACCCCAACAATCCGACTAATCCGGGTAGCGCAGTTCCTGAGCCCGCATCCCTGGCGCTGATGGGTCTTGGTCTGCTTGGTCTGTTCGGCACACGGCGCGCAAGTCTATTCAGACGGTAG
- a CDS encoding PEP-CTERM sorting domain-containing protein, producing the protein MQSFDTTTGARLSSFIGSGSNGRGVVVVGDIVYTTDAGSGNVGRFDRVTGANLGGGFTIPGASGISTITFDGDNFWTSDYTGTNKAFLVSPAGVVLKTITLSESLGFYDGLEYFNGMLIANRFDGGIGGGNQYSVYDLDGNLLIKDFIDTTGHGNGTGIAFDGTNFYISDIFNGRATIWSGVDGSFLGALTLLDTANVIEDLSFDFEARQDTCRVNCLPGDPGSVPEPGTAGLLGLGLFGAALVRRLRPTF; encoded by the coding sequence GTGCAGTCGTTCGATACGACCACGGGAGCGCGCCTTTCGAGCTTTATCGGTTCAGGCTCGAACGGACGGGGCGTGGTGGTGGTGGGCGATATCGTCTATACGACGGACGCGGGTAGCGGAAACGTCGGGCGCTTCGATCGGGTGACAGGCGCCAATCTGGGTGGCGGGTTCACCATCCCCGGCGCCAGCGGGATCTCGACGATCACCTTTGACGGCGATAACTTCTGGACGAGCGACTACACCGGCACCAACAAGGCTTTCCTGGTTTCACCGGCCGGCGTGGTGTTGAAGACAATCACGCTCTCCGAATCCCTGGGTTTCTACGATGGCCTCGAGTACTTCAACGGTATGCTGATCGCGAACCGGTTCGACGGCGGAATCGGGGGAGGCAACCAATACAGCGTCTACGATCTTGACGGGAACCTACTGATCAAAGACTTCATCGACACTACCGGACACGGAAACGGCACCGGGATTGCGTTCGACGGGACGAATTTCTACATCTCCGACATCTTCAATGGGCGGGCCACGATCTGGAGCGGCGTTGACGGCAGCTTCCTGGGCGCGCTAACGCTGCTCGACACGGCGAACGTGATCGAGGATCTTTCGTTCGACTTCGAAGCGCGGCAGGACACTTGCCGTGTGAACTGCCTTCCGGGAGATCCGGGATCGGTTCCAGAGCCCGGCACGGCTGGCCTGCTCGGCCTGGGTCTATTCGGCGCAGCGCTGGTGCGGCGGCTGCGGCCGACGTTCTGA
- a CDS encoding alpha/beta family hydrolase: MPRKIESHFVAGPAGRLETLLEEPEDRDPVCAAVVCHPHPLHGGTMHNKVVYRLARGMRAAGAVVARFNFRGVNLSEGLHDNGVGEIDDARAVLAWLRERYPDLPYAMAGFSFGSRVALRLGCESPAPRLLIAAGFPSLQTDAAPFLDCAAPRVFVHSTHDQFGPRENFQAFYDSLRGERSLVWIESRDHFFVDALDPLEAAAKNALAAAL, translated from the coding sequence ATGCCCAGAAAGATCGAATCGCACTTTGTCGCCGGCCCGGCAGGACGGCTGGAAACCCTACTCGAGGAGCCAGAGGACCGCGACCCCGTTTGCGCCGCCGTCGTCTGCCACCCCCACCCGCTCCACGGCGGCACCATGCACAACAAGGTGGTCTACCGCCTCGCGAGGGGAATGCGCGCCGCCGGAGCCGTCGTCGCCCGCTTCAACTTTCGCGGCGTCAACCTGAGCGAAGGGCTGCACGATAACGGCGTCGGCGAAATCGACGACGCCCGCGCCGTTCTCGCTTGGCTTCGCGAACGCTACCCGGACCTGCCCTACGCGATGGCGGGATTCTCGTTTGGCTCGCGCGTCGCTCTCCGCCTCGGCTGCGAGTCGCCGGCTCCGCGGCTGTTGATCGCCGCTGGCTTCCCGTCTCTCCAGACGGATGCCGCGCCCTTCCTCGATTGCGCGGCTCCGCGCGTCTTCGTTCACTCCACGCACGACCAGTTCGGGCCAAGGGAGAACTTCCAGGCGTTCTATGACTCGCTGCGCGGCGAACGGAGCCTCGTCTGGATCGAGAGCCGCGACCACTTCTTCGTCGACGCGCTCGACCCTCTCGAAGCCGCGGCGAAGAACGCGCTTGCCGCCGCGCTTTGA
- a CDS encoding SBBP repeat-containing protein — MPTKYAGFVSSVLGCFLLSPALLGASPAAGLGDLPLRFEPDAEGAGFVSMGPGYTLAVGPAEARFASGSARIRMALDGADAAARGSGEARLESVSNYLAGNDRSHWRTGVPNFARVRYHGVYPGIDLVYYGNGRQLEYDFVVQPGSDPSRIGLRFEGANGLTLASNGDLVIAADGNEIRHRKPAVYQDTADGRRAVEGAYRIGENGIVRFEVAAYDRTRTLVIDPVLQFSTYFGGRSRDVGTGLVLDRTGNIYMTGTATSTEFPTSVGAYQGQLISGADIFVVKLNATGTSVFYSTLIGGTAEDIPGPPAVDNNGNLYLGGTTGSPNFPTTPGAYKVFPLGQPSGLDGFVLKLNPNGADLVYSTRIGGQDTDHLNAVAVDPGGNAYVTGDTLSQDFPITSEDVFQKEMRGAIDAFVAKINPTGSGLVWSTFLGGDSDSLTVAYETGKAISVNRGGQVFVAGETTLRDFPIATPVQAEHIGQSDIFVTGIDAKGETLLWSTFLGGEGIETLGSMYIDPTGANIYVAGDTASRRYPVTPGAYQAFFGPGDENKREGFLTRLNGGGGLMYSTFFGGNRDEQVTGVVGDAQGIATIFGTTASSNIPVTGGPLQSTLNVSQAGIPFDTFLATFNPGGTQVTFATYLGGRRNEASGAIARDTQGNLYITGYTESPDFPTTPGALHRSGGIGNPSIFLARIGEARPGPASLGILSGNNQTADEGTQLPQPLAVVLLDVFGNPVSGASIAFSTTAGNLSAPAVLTDGLGRAQVRLTLPLRPGAIKVTASIADFPPVEFTAISRRVGPPIPEISNLDGVFGAGRSAVAVRHLSPGGRAVVKGKDFIVAGADEEAIPDRLVNGQLPTNLAGVCVTVSGVAARLLSVTPFEVVMQVPEVEIGMSSVVVITNCGRLGELRSDPRAIEVRASSPEFFYYTVNPQGRSPIHAVRGDSGDAIGPNGSSATPNSVVRAFGTGFGRTDPLIGSGEFPTADTPTSIRPVIVLDGEDLPADSVLYSGLAAGYPGIYRVDFRLPLEVRNGEIPIVIRFGLQASPDSAYLRVTGGEDRSPRITTAPSRMDFGDVVRGSTVTRPLTIANAGTAPLVITTLLLDSRAFSVSPNFGFRLGPGDTRVVNITYTAGALGRIDATLSVGTDDPARPVLEVPLSAASIEQPPTPNPVPSISGISPATVESAGASFHLVVNGANFVRGSVVEINGEARSTFFNHPAQLIALVRAQDIARAGEQQVTVLSPLPGGGRSQPVTLTVRTTFVPNQPLSLINQMETRFCPTVISYVSVQDSAGLPIRNLTRERLTCREEGEEIDCTINRAQAVAPVSLTIVLGMNGLTAEQDQILIKNAAKALVNSLDAPDRISILHLEDQARPLLYFTTDKDKALVLIDQLHPVGPGNALYDSVITSAGLYRDEIDRRKIVVLITAEPNSGGTFVDLQAAVGTAQRTGITYYTVAVGPGTADVALTGFLRELSRETYGQFFSEASSLQFNTLAGRIGNIIQSQYAIQTNARFIDFRQKPLSFTFLIPEGSVTATRNYAPCNP; from the coding sequence ATGCCAACAAAATATGCCGGTTTTGTTTCGAGCGTCCTGGGTTGTTTTCTCCTGTCGCCAGCGCTCCTGGGCGCCAGCCCCGCCGCTGGGCTCGGTGATCTCCCGCTACGCTTCGAACCCGACGCGGAGGGCGCCGGCTTCGTTTCGATGGGCCCCGGATACACGCTCGCCGTCGGCCCCGCCGAGGCCCGGTTCGCCTCGGGCTCGGCCCGCATCCGCATGGCGCTCGACGGTGCCGACGCCGCCGCCCGCGGCTCTGGCGAGGCGCGGCTCGAGTCGGTCAGCAACTACCTCGCCGGTAACGATCGTTCGCATTGGCGCACCGGTGTTCCGAACTTCGCCCGGGTCCGCTATCACGGCGTCTATCCTGGCATCGATCTCGTTTATTACGGCAACGGCCGCCAGCTCGAGTACGATTTCGTGGTCCAACCCGGCTCCGATCCCTCGCGCATCGGCCTCCGCTTCGAAGGCGCCAACGGCCTTACCCTCGCCTCCAACGGCGACCTGGTCATCGCCGCCGATGGCAATGAGATCCGTCATAGGAAGCCTGCCGTCTACCAGGACACCGCCGATGGCAGGCGTGCCGTCGAGGGCGCCTACCGCATCGGTGAGAACGGCATCGTCCGTTTCGAAGTCGCCGCCTATGACCGCACCCGCACCCTAGTGATCGACCCCGTGCTGCAGTTCTCCACTTATTTCGGGGGCCGTTCCCGCGACGTCGGTACAGGGCTTGTTCTCGATCGCACTGGCAACATTTATATGACCGGGACGGCCACGTCCACGGAGTTCCCCACCAGTGTCGGCGCCTACCAGGGCCAGCTCATCAGTGGCGCCGATATTTTCGTCGTCAAGCTCAATGCCACCGGGACATCCGTCTTCTACTCCACCCTGATTGGCGGCACTGCCGAAGATATTCCCGGTCCTCCCGCCGTGGACAACAACGGCAACCTCTACCTCGGCGGCACCACTGGCTCTCCCAACTTTCCCACCACGCCCGGTGCATACAAGGTGTTCCCGCTGGGCCAGCCGAGCGGCCTGGACGGCTTCGTCCTCAAGCTCAATCCAAACGGCGCCGACCTTGTGTATTCCACCCGTATTGGCGGCCAGGACACCGACCACCTGAACGCCGTCGCCGTCGACCCCGGCGGAAACGCCTACGTCACCGGCGACACGCTGTCCCAGGACTTCCCCATCACTTCCGAAGATGTCTTCCAGAAGGAAATGCGCGGCGCCATTGATGCCTTCGTCGCCAAGATCAACCCCACCGGCAGCGGCCTCGTCTGGTCCACGTTCCTCGGCGGCGATAGCGATTCGCTCACCGTCGCCTACGAAACGGGTAAGGCGATCTCGGTCAACCGCGGCGGACAGGTCTTTGTCGCCGGCGAAACCACGCTCCGCGATTTCCCCATCGCGACTCCCGTTCAAGCCGAACACATCGGCCAGTCCGACATCTTTGTAACCGGCATCGACGCCAAAGGCGAAACTCTCCTCTGGTCCACCTTCCTCGGGGGCGAAGGCATTGAGACCCTCGGCTCCATGTATATCGATCCAACCGGAGCCAATATCTATGTCGCCGGCGATACCGCAAGCCGCCGCTATCCCGTCACTCCCGGCGCCTACCAGGCTTTCTTCGGGCCAGGCGACGAAAACAAGCGCGAAGGCTTCCTCACCCGCCTCAACGGTGGCGGCGGACTCATGTACTCCACCTTCTTCGGCGGTAATCGCGATGAACAGGTCACCGGCGTCGTCGGCGACGCCCAGGGCATCGCCACCATCTTCGGCACTACCGCCAGCTCGAATATCCCGGTCACAGGCGGGCCGCTGCAATCGACCCTCAATGTCAGCCAGGCCGGGATACCCTTCGACACCTTCCTCGCCACGTTCAATCCCGGCGGCACTCAGGTCACCTTCGCCACCTATCTCGGCGGACGCCGCAACGAAGCCTCCGGCGCCATCGCGCGCGATACGCAGGGCAACTTGTACATCACCGGCTACACGGAATCGCCGGACTTCCCCACCACGCCCGGCGCGCTCCATCGCTCCGGCGGCATCGGCAACCCGAGCATCTTCCTTGCCCGCATCGGCGAAGCCCGGCCCGGCCCCGCCAGCCTCGGGATCCTCTCCGGCAACAACCAGACCGCGGACGAGGGGACACAGCTTCCGCAACCGCTCGCCGTCGTGCTGCTCGATGTCTTCGGCAACCCCGTGAGCGGCGCCTCGATCGCCTTCTCCACAACCGCCGGAAACCTCTCCGCGCCGGCCGTTCTCACCGACGGCCTCGGCCGCGCCCAGGTTCGCCTCACCCTTCCGCTCCGGCCGGGCGCCATCAAAGTGACGGCCAGCATCGCCGACTTCCCGCCCGTTGAGTTCACCGCGATCTCTCGCCGCGTCGGTCCGCCGATTCCCGAAATCTCCAATCTCGACGGCGTCTTCGGCGCTGGGCGCAGCGCCGTCGCCGTCCGCCATCTCTCGCCCGGCGGACGAGCCGTGGTCAAGGGCAAGGACTTCATCGTCGCCGGCGCCGACGAAGAGGCCATCCCGGATCGGCTTGTCAACGGTCAACTGCCCACCAACCTCGCCGGTGTCTGCGTCACCGTCAGCGGCGTCGCCGCGCGGCTCCTCTCCGTGACGCCTTTCGAAGTGGTGATGCAGGTGCCCGAAGTCGAAATCGGCATGAGCAGCGTCGTCGTCATCACCAACTGCGGCCGCCTCGGCGAGCTTCGCTCGGACCCGCGGGCCATTGAGGTTCGCGCCAGCTCCCCCGAGTTCTTCTACTACACGGTCAACCCGCAAGGCCGCAGCCCCATCCACGCCGTCCGCGGCGATTCCGGCGATGCCATCGGCCCCAACGGCTCCTCAGCCACTCCGAACTCAGTCGTCCGCGCATTCGGCACGGGCTTCGGCCGCACCGATCCGCTCATTGGCTCCGGCGAGTTCCCAACTGCTGACACGCCCACCTCGATTAGGCCCGTGATTGTGCTCGACGGCGAAGATCTGCCGGCCGATAGCGTTCTCTATTCCGGCCTCGCCGCCGGCTATCCGGGCATCTATCGCGTCGACTTCCGGCTTCCCCTCGAGGTCCGGAACGGTGAGATCCCCATCGTCATCCGCTTCGGCTTGCAGGCGTCTCCCGACAGCGCGTACCTGCGCGTTACCGGCGGCGAAGACCGTTCGCCGCGAATCACCACCGCGCCCTCGCGCATGGATTTCGGCGACGTCGTCCGCGGCTCCACCGTCACCCGGCCGCTCACAATCGCGAACGCGGGAACGGCGCCGCTCGTCATCACCACCCTGCTCCTCGATTCCCGCGCCTTCTCCGTTTCGCCCAACTTCGGCTTCCGCCTCGGTCCCGGCGATACGCGCGTCGTCAATATCACCTACACCGCCGGCGCCCTCGGCCGCATCGATGCCACGCTCTCCGTCGGCACCGACGATCCGGCCCGGCCCGTCCTCGAAGTCCCCCTCTCGGCCGCGTCCATCGAACAGCCGCCCACGCCTAATCCCGTGCCCAGCATTTCCGGTATTTCGCCGGCCACCGTGGAATCTGCCGGCGCTTCGTTCCATCTGGTCGTCAACGGCGCCAACTTCGTCCGCGGGTCGGTGGTCGAGATCAACGGCGAGGCCCGGTCCACGTTCTTCAACCACCCCGCGCAGTTGATCGCCCTCGTTCGCGCCCAGGATATCGCGCGGGCCGGCGAACAGCAGGTCACCGTGCTATCGCCGCTGCCGGGCGGCGGCCGCTCGCAGCCGGTTACTCTTACCGTCCGCACCACCTTCGTCCCCAACCAGCCGCTCAGCTTGATCAACCAAATGGAGACCCGCTTCTGTCCGACCGTGATCTCTTACGTTTCCGTCCAGGACAGCGCCGGTTTGCCCATCCGCAACCTCACGCGCGAACGGCTTACCTGCCGCGAAGAAGGCGAGGAGATCGACTGCACGATCAACCGCGCGCAGGCCGTCGCGCCCGTGTCGCTCACGATCGTCCTCGGCATGAACGGACTCACCGCCGAGCAGGACCAGATCCTCATCAAGAATGCCGCCAAGGCGCTCGTCAACAGCCTCGACGCGCCGGACCGGATCTCCATCCTCCACCTCGAAGACCAGGCCCGCCCGCTGCTCTACTTCACCACCGACAAGGACAAGGCGCTCGTGTTGATCGACCAGCTTCACCCGGTGGGCCCCGGCAACGCTCTCTATGACTCGGTGATTACATCGGCCGGCCTGTACCGCGATGAGATTGACCGCCGCAAGATCGTCGTCCTGATCACCGCGGAACCCAACTCCGGCGGCACCTTCGTCGATCTCCAGGCCGCCGTCGGCACCGCCCAGCGCACTGGCATCACCTACTACACGGTGGCCGTCGGACCCGGAACCGCCGATGTCGCCCTCACCGGCTTCCTCCGCGAACTTTCGCGCGAGACCTATGGCCAGTTCTTCTCCGAGGCCTCATCGCTCCAGTTCAACACTCTCGCCGGCCGGATTGGCAATATCATCCAGTCCCAATACGCCATCCAAACCAACGCGCGCTTCATCGATTTCCGCCAGAAGCCGCTCTCGTTCACGTTCCTGATCCCCGAGGGCAGCGTCACCGCCACGCGCAACTACGCCCCCTGCAATCCCTGA